The segment aacataaaacgttgtgcTTGAGAgtgaaggaagaagaaagaaacaaaaacaggaaaataataaagaaaattgatccgtttgtttttgtttttgtttgcttttgcTTTTGAGACTTGGTGGGTTATAGTTTCAATGGACCTGAGAGAACAAAACAgccccactgattctctcccaTATCTTCAAAAATAGCCATGAAGTTGCATAGCAGGAAACAGAGCACTAAAGAGTAGTAAAGACCCACTTACTCTCTCTATGCATGTATGTATATCTCTATTTAATTTCTATTAGCCTGtgtataccttttttttttgtttgaactaTTAGCCTGTGTATactatagtataaatatatagagagagaggtACAATGGAAATCAGTGGGTGAAGAACACAAAGACTCGAAAACCACTCAAAGCTTTAACTTCAGCAGTGGAACTTGTCAAATTCgtttcattatgttttttttaataattatattgtcTTTTAATCTTTTATTAGTTTATGATATTTGCATTTTAGATGTGCTAAAAAGGAACCACTCACGTCGTTTTCTACTGACCCTTTgtcttttattatttctttcggattttttcttttagttttctttCCATATTCTTTTCTCTTTATAAATCTGTAGGAAAAATGaacttttgaaaattaataaagaGTAATTGGAAATTGTCAtgttcctttttcttttgacaagAAGAAATTGTCGTGTTCCATACTTCGTAAGAGTTACGAGTACGACTAATCCATGCATCAATGGAATATCACAAATACGTTCCAAGGgatgatataataaaataaccTATATTGTACTAGTATAACCTTTAATCCTGTCGTAGAGTTTCAAAAGGCGAAATTAGAGCCAAAACTGACTATTTTTGGAGGTGAACATGATCAAGAAAGGTGCAGTCCCCTTCGCATAGGTCCTGATCCAACGTAACTACATaccattagtttttttttatagctTGAGTTTATAGATGATTATTATAGAGGTAATGTActtcattaaattttatatataatcgTGATTGTCTATACATGATATGGAAATTTTACAAAGTAAGAGGTGGAAATTCAAGCCGGCGTTTATCAGAAACAGAAATGAACTATTCTATTTTCCTTTTCACAGCCACATTACATTATtatgacttattcttgggttcactccgaGAGTGAACTTAGAaattcacccaaccaataggaatcacccattttataattaatatcttttaaaaaagaaaacaaaatattgtcaaattatattatatttttaaaataaaaaatgttaaaaataaataaaaatagtaatatatgcaaaaaaaaattaaaaatattttaactccgtcaaacactaaaccctaaactctaaattctaaactaaatacattaaacactaaatcttaaaaatactaaatccttaatcttaatccctaaactctttttaggattaaggatttggtatttttaagatttattgttttagtgtttagtgtttttgatttaaaatttaggattatccaagtgtttatgatttatccaagagtttagggtttaaagtttaggatttagggtttagtatttcgatgatggcgttaaaatatctaattatttttttgcatatactagagcttagggtttagagtttaagattatccaagtgtttagcgtatacccaaaggtttagggtttaggatatactcaagggtttagggtttagggtttatttttttgatgatgttaaaaatattttttttaaaatcattttctgtaactactattatttttattttatttattttaaaaacataatataacttgacaatatttcatttccttttttaaaagatatcaattgtgaaatgagtgattcttattggttgggtgaacctctaaATTCAtcctaggggtgaacccaagaatagcTCCATTATTATTAAACTAATggaacaaaattaataaaataattgaattaCCAATCACAGTTGAGGGACAAGAAATCATGAATGGCTTTAATCAGTGTTTTGGTTTTGCAAAGCTTGGTAATCATCAAATTTGGACTCTAATAGTGTGAAGTAACAGTAGGGAATAATTAATGAAGCATCATGAGTCGTGTCATGCATGGCCCCTGAACACAATCCATCATATCATCGTGACCATCCGTGAGATCAGAATCTAGTCTCTCTGTTGCTGTCAGGATAAGGAGCCCACACTAAAGCACTAAAAGAGTTGGGGACCACATAAGCTCATATCTGTATTCACTGCTTCATGTCGCATCATCTATCTTTTACACACAGAaagtaaaaataagtaaaaaaaaaacaataagagAGATAATAATGGTCTCTGAAGAGGCGTGACCACACGACTCAATGAAGTTACTCATTCTTTAGTTACGCCAATAGGTTCAATATTATTGCAGTTGAGAGGTGGTATACGTTTACATGGTCCCAGTCTGCAAActgttataattaaaaacgtttgtAACAAACACAATTAAAGTTCGGATGTGTTTATGTGTCTATCATCAAATATCTTGCATACCGTATGTTCTGTTAGATTTGAAAAGTAAATTGGTTATTTTTGAGATATCTTTTCTCATATTTCGAGTTTCTTATTTAACAACTTTGCATCTATAACTTTTTAATACTTGATATCTCAACTTTCTTAAAACtgatttcaaatatgttttattgattcttaaaaactaaatataaaaaatgccTAACGATTCtcaaaagaaatattatacataatgtattatttcatatctcataatttttaatatgaatatctaGAACACAATTAAGAATATGTTGTTTACAATAATACAGTTTGATTATTACAATGTTTAAAATGTAAAGAAACTAGAAATTAATACATAAGACTAAAAAAATTGTCGtggttaaaattattaattatttaaattattttataacaattgTTTTgtataacataaattaaaaaatataaattcttcTAAAAATTAACtccttagttaaaaaaataatcacaatTTATCGCCAAGTCAAAACACTAAAATGCAACATATGAAACATTATACATTATAAAATAACACTATTTACaacatatattattaacatTAATCAATTCTCtacatgtaatatatatatatatattatccacatattatataatgcaaaatataaatttcaaatttgaaatttttttgataTAATCTAAACAATGTTAGTGAAAATTTGACAAAATAATATCTGCATATAATGCGGTTCCATATCTAGTATGATGTTAATATAAAGTACATTTTCCTAATATAAAGTACTTCCCATATTGTTTTTCTGGAGGGGGTTCTTGGATTCTTTCGGGGTATTCGTTTGAGTTCGATTAATAACAATGTGTTCGAGTAGGTTTCTTACCACCCCATAAGATTTATTTGGCTATTTCTAATCTCCGATACGGATTAGATTTTTAGTTCAGATTTCGGGTTTCATATATTTTGACCATCTAAACCAATATTTATTCAAAGAGCTGATGTTCTATTCTTTAGAATGTGTTccgaaaaataatatttattgtaAAAGGTAAAGAGATCCAACCTGCTCTCCGTTGCTACAAACCAATATCACCTGAGAGTAGGGATTGACAGAGCATATAATAATACATCACACATAATCACAACAAAATGTGAACAAATAGGGACAAATAAAGAATGCAATCTAAGTGGCATAAAAGCTTAATCGGTTTCAGGAGAAAGTGGATGGGGGAAAATCAGTATTTCAAGAAGATTGCCATGTAGGAAGCCACGGAAAGGAAGGCAAGAAGAGGATATGAGAACTTGATAGAGCTTCCATCAGACGATGATCCGTCTCCTTCTCCTACTGGTACGGTTTTCGATCCATTTCCTGGTCCTAACAAAGACCCCCAAGATGGATTCATTAGATAACAgagtatatattttctttcttgaatGACTAAGAACTTCTGGAcccaaaaacatattaaattaatataatgagTTCGATGTTATTTCATTACATCTGTTTAAAGTCATTTACCTGAAGATTTTGGTGAATCTGCAGGAGAGTCAGCATTAGAACCAccacctgcaaaaacaaaaaatgtaatcATACTCCATAAGATTCACCAGTGTTTGGTTTGGAACAATCTTCATAAGTGCTTTCCTTTTGAAAATTCTTACCGTTACAGCTACTGACAGGAGGAGTCTGAACATTACAAGCCCTTGGCAAAGCAAGAGCCTGTGTTTGGTTAATGTTGAGCCCAAGCTGAGAGCCTCCACCGTTGAGGGCTTGACATAAACAGTCAGGAGAAGACTGGACTACGTTACTCAACTGGCTGCAGCATTGCTGAGAAGGAGTTGTAGTGTTTCCGGTTATGTAGTTAAGACATGGTGCCATGCTGATCAACGCGCTCGTGCAACTTGTCTGAGCAGAGACTCTTGAAGAAGACATCACAGCCATGAAAACTGTAAGCAACATTAAACCCATTCCCATATTCATGTTTCCTTGAGAGATGTGTTTGAAGAGAAAATAATCCTTTTGAATTTTGCTTTGTTGGGTTGCGTTGTGTTTGTTTGATTGGGTTTTGTCGAGTCTTGATGAAGGATATAAATAGGGAATTGAAGGTGTTGAAACGTGAAAATGACGAGGTGATGACTTGATTTTAGTAGCCAACTTTTTCCTACTTTTCTAACGGTTTCTGTTAAAGTATTTGATCTGTTTGGACACGAAGTGTTGTGTTGTGAACAGAACTGGTTCTGTTTGGTCTGGGTCAGTGGTCTTTGTGACGGTCTTAGGCTGCGCTGTTGAACTACCACCATGATTATTTGATTTCAGGTATATACAGTGATTGTTTTatgttcttttaatttttaaatttatttttgagcCCATTGCTTGTATTTGTGTTTGACTTGGCTTAATAGGTGTCGAAAAGTCTCAGTTTAGGACATCATCTTTTACAAGTCTTTACGCGTTCTAGACTTCTAGTCTCTAGATTAACATATGTTTCAAAGTCGTGAACTATTTTAGTCTTATGGTTGCCGTGTTTTCTAGTTAAAGGAAAGTTCCATGGTCGACGGTACAGAAAATATAATACTAAGAAGACCAGAATAAAATTAactgaaataagaaaaaattagtATGCATGAATGAATGACAAGCGTGGCATATTGAGATTTTGTTTTTACACTTTTTGAGCGATTCTTCGTATCCTATTTCCTATTACTCGTATCAATATAACATGACTCCTCACTTGTTTATCAATCAGATGGACTGGATTATAGTAAATGTTGTCTTCGACTCTTTTCCATGACGACGACCATTCCTTTATGTCTGTGTTGTATACAGTGATTTAGAATACACTGaatgagaagagagagagagaacacgGTTGCTTTGGCTATGGTATGATCAATACTAGTGTCACAGTCTTTGAGAAAATTGAGCTTGGAtgacaattttcttttttgctttgaTGACAAATTACATGAGAAGAACAAATGATTCCTTGATTCCGGTGGATTTTGGCAAAGTACATAAGAGGAGTCTGCGTCCACATTCAAGTTGCCATACTATCTTCATTCGGTAAGCGATATTGAATAGCTAACCAAACGAGAAAGTATAGAGTAGATGTGGAACCAGCTTTATACAAATCAATCTTTCCTGCTGCTTCCCGGTTGATCTTTTTGCAATGTGATTTTGGCGTCAAAAGTGTTTGAATCTGTCCAACCTTATATCTCCATAGTACCAAGTTCTTATAGTTATTGAACTTACTTAATTCTTAGCACTTCGTTTATCTAATGTAACAACACCGTTTTCTGTGAAACATGTACTATATGTTATTTAGGGGGGGGGGTTATTGGAACATAATTTTTTGTggattttgatgattttaataGTTGAGAGGATTTTACAAGTTaacaagatttaaaaaaaaaaaaagatttaataaattttacacatAGATAATTTGTGTATAGAATCCCATTGATTGTTAAACTTTTAAGGTAAGAAATTAATGGTGGTAcaaaaaagtgaaaataatcATTTCAATCATTAAAAAGGCAAAATACTATTATATCTTCTTAATACATAAATAATacagaaataataaataaataaaatgttttttttataattttgaaatataattttgaaatatatttttaaaattttaactttttatataaaaggttacgattttttttcaaattgtttttttcaattctttttgaaattaaaaatacgttttaataaaactattttaatttcttttactttttttaatttttaatatttattttctattttttaaagttgtgatttgtattatgttaaagttgtgatttgtattatttcattctttaattttgtatgtttttgtaTGTGAGTGTATTTTATTACattgatttcaaaaattttataggTATAGATGATATTCTCAAAGTTGAGTCTTATGagttaaaacaaagaaaatttgcatcccaataacaatagattttaatAGAATCTCAAAATCAATGAAAACTAAACTTTTCTAATAACAAAGGATTTTGAgtgaaatttaaaaatcattaccCCAATAACAATGAATTCTActcagattttaaaaattcataaaccaataactatagaatctcaaaatttaataacttcTCTGAAATTCTTTTACCAATAACCTCCCCTTAGTTACTTTTGTAAGCTGAACATTTTTGTCTTTAACTCAATAGGATATTACTATTGGGCTTAAGTTAAAAACGGAATTACTTACCGAAACAAAACCAGCCATGGGGAGAGTGGTTCATCTAATACAATTCCGAGACGAATTAGGCAGAGCTACCTACTACACTCTACACACGTGTACGCATCCCATTTGCCAACTCACTAACTAACAACGCTACTAACGAAAAAGAGAACATAGTTAGTTATAGTGGTTGACCTATACACACTTCCTTCGTTCCCTCCACTTTTGTCTATCTATAAAACAAATCTCACATCTTCATCGCAATCCACTTCAAACACAAAcctcataaaaaaaaaagcttaattCGATCAACAATGTTGAAGATCCCAGTGATAGCTGCTGTTGCTGTGGCCTTAATCGCAGTGCTAGCTTTGCCGGTTCGCAGCCAACAACCGCCGCTTAGCCAATGTACACCGTCTATGATGACCACCGTGGGTCCTTGTATGAGCATCTTAACCAACAGTAGTACCAACGGAACTTCACCTTCCTCTGATTGTTGTAACTCGTTGAGGTCTTTGACTACGGGAGGAATGGGATGTCTCTGTCTTATTGTCACCGGAAGTGTTCCTTTTAACATTCCTATTAACCGTACAACCGCCGTCTCTCTTCCACGTGCTTGTAACATGCCTAGTGTTCCTCTTCAATGCAACGCCAATATTTCTCCAGCTGCTGCTCCTGGTAAAGAATCAACCACATCGTCATTTCAACTAATCATGTAATTAGTTAGTTCTTGGATTATAAAATTGATaagagttttatttatttatttggtttggAATAGGACCTGCTGATACATTTGGACCGGCCATGTCTCCAAGTCCAGCAACAACTCCAATTGTTCCAGAGCCGACTCCAGCAGCTCAGACACCACAGTCTGAAACAACTAGACCTTTTACACCAACCGTGAACGGTGCTGCTCCTGCGGCTGACAACGGAGGAAGCACCAGTCGACCTTCTGTTACTCCTTCCTCCTCCTACGCTCTCTCaccatctcttctcttccttgtcGCCAGCCTTGTAGCTCTCAAATTCTACTGATTTcattgtttctttattttcctcTGTCTTCATTCTCATGTGATTTGATTTATGCATCTCTCAAACCATTTGTTGGTCATTTGctttgtatatttctttttatgtgAGAATTTTTACTTTGTATTACTGCCTGAAGTAATATATCATTTGCTTGATGCTTAATGTTCATTCTCAAAcataattcaaaaacaaaaaatgttcattctcaaactaaata is part of the Raphanus sativus cultivar WK10039 chromosome 5, ASM80110v3, whole genome shotgun sequence genome and harbors:
- the LOC130495277 gene encoding non-specific lipid transfer protein GPI-anchored 5-like codes for the protein MNMGMGLMLLTVFMAVMSSSRVSAQTSCTSALISMAPCLNYITGNTTTPSQQCCSQLSNVVQSSPDCLCQALNGGGSQLGLNINQTQALALPRACNVQTPPVSSCNGGGSNADSPADSPKSSGPGNGSKTVPVGEGDGSSSDGSSIKFSYPLLAFLSVASYMAIFLKY
- the LOC130495276 gene encoding non-specific lipid transfer protein GPI-anchored 20-like, which encodes MLKIPVIAAVAVALIAVLALPVRSQQPPLSQCTPSMMTTVGPCMSILTNSSTNGTSPSSDCCNSLRSLTTGGMGCLCLIVTGSVPFNIPINRTTAVSLPRACNMPSVPLQCNANISPAAAPGPADTFGPAMSPSPATTPIVPEPTPAAQTPQSETTRPFTPTVNGAAPAADNGGSTSRPSVTPSSSYALSPSLLFLVASLVALKFY